A genomic region of Glycine max cultivar Williams 82 chromosome 15, Glycine_max_v4.0, whole genome shotgun sequence contains the following coding sequences:
- the LOC100794350 gene encoding fasciclin-like arabinogalactan protein 11 — protein MKIKQQSLFSASILLVIALITFFHTTSAQLTPIQAPVSSPPSPPQQQPQPPAFTPPSPPATAPAPGFNTVPLVPVTPSGAPTPTIPKAPSIDIVQILRKAKRFSVLIRLLKTTQLINQLNSQLLTSGSGGLTLFAPEDSAFSKLKAGFLNSLSDRQKVELLQFHTLSSFISISNFDTLTNPVQTQAGDDPKRLQLNVTTFGGSQVSMATGAVNASVTGTVYTDNKLAIYQVDKVLLPLDLVLPSEAPAPAPGKAKGASPKTDKTKSGAAGDDSDNGDNKDLPAEASSAGSSVSFKFGVVAFVLGVGLMGEAMV, from the coding sequence atgaagatcaaacaacaatctctcttctcagCCTCAATTTTACTAGTTATAGCACTTATTACCTTCTTCCACACCACTTCAGCCCAACTCACACCAATTCAAGCCCCAGTTTCATCACCCCCATCCCCACCACAACAACAACCACAACCACCAGCATTCACACCACCCTCTCCACCAGCCACTGCTCCAGCCCCAGGATTCAACACAGTACCCTTAGTCCCCGTGACACCAAGTGGCGCCCCCACACCCACCATCCCAAAAGCACCATCCATTGACATAGTCCAAATCCTAAGAAAAGCAAAGAGATTCTCCGTTCTCATTAGGCTTCTCAAAACCACTCAACTCATCAACCAACTCAACTCACAGCTTCTAACCTCAGGCTCAGGAGGGTTAACCCTCTTCGCCCCAGAAGACAGTGCCTTCTCAAAACTAAAAGCTGGTTTCCTCAACTCTCTTAGTGACAGACAAAAAGTGGAACTTTTACAATTCCACACACTCTCTTCCTTCATTTCCATCTCAAACTTCGACACACTCACCAACCCCGTTCAGACTCAGGCCGGAGACGACCCCAAGCGGCTCCAGCTCAACGTTACCACGTTTGGTGGCAGCCAGGTGAGCATGGCCACCGGCGCCGTCAACGCCTCCGTCACCGGAACAGTTTACACGGACAACAAGCTCGCCATATACCAGGTGGACAAGGTGCTTCTCCCACTTGACCTTGTGCTTCCCAGTGAGGCTCCGGCACCGGCGCCAGGAAAGGCTAAAGGGGCTTCCCCGAAGACGGATAAGACGAAGTCCGGTGCCGCTGGGGATGATAGTGACAATGGTGATAACAAGGACTTGCCCGCTGAAGCTTCTTCTGCTGGTTCTTCCGTGAGTTTCAAGTTTGGAGTGGTTGCGTTTGTTCTTGGGGTGGGTCTGATGGGTGAAGCCATGGTGTGA
- the LOC100783215 gene encoding fasciclin-like arabinogalactan protein 12, which yields MMKLIIFSFLLLLFVPIFSTTTSAQSPAAAPKPQAKPAPATPAPAPAKPLVPSLPQSPLSDSSSNQDIIRILRKAKSFNTLIRLLKTTQIINQVNAQLVTTKSGGGLTILAPDDGAFSQLKAGYFNSLGDRQQKALIQFHVLPVYVSSSNFDSLSNPVMTLASDSPNGYQINVTAYGNSVNISTGVVNATLTGIVYTDKTLAIYHVDKVLIPLDFSKPRPPAPAPTLAKAPKADKDNSSADDDDQGELNKATSAANSINLISIRGTMLVSLGVALVAAVTFSI from the coding sequence ATGATGAAGCTAATCATCTTCTCTTTCCTACTACTTCTCTTTGTTCCCATATTTTCTACCACAACTTCAGCCCAGTCACCTGCTGCAGCCCCTAAACCCCAAGCAAAACCTGCCCCTGCCACACCAGCTCCTGCTCCAGCAAAACCATTGGTCCCCTCATTACCCCAATCACCCTTGTCTGATTCTTCTTCTAATCAAGACATCATCAGAATTCTAAGGAAGGCCAAATCATTCAACACGCTAATTCGCTTGCTCAAAACCACCCAAATTATCAACCAAGTCAATGCACAACTTGTGACCACAAAATCTGGAGGAGGTTTAACCATTCTAGCACCTGATGATGGTGCCTTCTCACAACTCAAAGCAGGTTACTTCAACTCTCTCGGCGATCGCCAACAGAAAGCATTGATACAGTTCCACGTTCTTCCAGTTTATGTCTCAAGCTCTAACTTTGACTCTCTTAGCAATCCAGTGATGACACTGGCCAGTGATAGCCCCAATGGGTATCAAATAAATGTGACAGCTTATGGGAACAGTGTGAATATTTCAACTGGGGTGGTAAATGCCACTCTCACAGGCATTGTGTACACTGATAAGACACTTGCCATATATCACGTGGACAAGGTGCTTATTCCTTTAGATTTCTCAAAGCCTAGGCCTCCAGCTCCTGCTCCCACGTTGGCAAAGGCACCTAAAGCTGATAAGGATAACTCATCAGCAGATGATGATGATCAGGGAGAGTTAAACAAGGCCACTTCTGCTGCAAATTCCATCAATTTAATTAGCATTCGTGGAACAATGTTGGTGTCCCTTGGTGTTGCTTTAGTCGCAGCAGTAACATTCTCCATATGA